The following coding sequences are from one Pseudomonas sp. Teo4 window:
- the map gene encoding type I methionyl aminopeptidase — MTVTIKTAEDIEKMRIAGRLAADVLEMIEEHVKPGVTTEELDRLCHDYIVNVQQAIPAPLNYKGYPKSICTSINHVVCHGIPNEKPLKDGDTINIDVTVIKDGYHGDTSRMFHVGTVAPWAERLSKVTQECMYKAIELVKPGCRLGDIGEVIQKHAEKNGFSVVREFCGHGIGKVFHEEPQILHYGKAGTGMELKEGMTFTIEPMINQGKADTKVLGDGWTAITKDRKLSAQWEHTLVVTATGYEIFTLRKDDTISRTSA; from the coding sequence CGAAATGATCGAAGAGCACGTCAAGCCTGGCGTCACCACCGAAGAGCTGGACCGCCTGTGCCACGACTACATCGTCAACGTCCAGCAGGCCATTCCGGCACCGCTGAACTACAAAGGCTACCCCAAGTCGATCTGCACTTCGATCAACCACGTCGTCTGCCACGGCATTCCCAACGAGAAGCCGCTCAAAGACGGTGACACCATCAACATCGACGTGACCGTCATCAAGGACGGCTACCACGGCGACACCAGCCGCATGTTCCATGTCGGCACCGTCGCCCCCTGGGCCGAGCGCCTGTCCAAGGTGACCCAGGAATGCATGTACAAGGCCATCGAGCTGGTCAAACCGGGCTGCCGCCTGGGTGACATCGGCGAAGTGATCCAGAAGCATGCCGAGAAGAACGGTTTCTCGGTGGTGCGCGAGTTCTGTGGCCATGGCATTGGCAAAGTGTTCCACGAAGAGCCGCAGATCCTGCACTACGGCAAGGCTGGCACCGGCATGGAGCTCAAGGAAGGCATGACCTTCACCATCGAGCCGATGATCAACCAGGGCAAGGCCGACACCAAGGTACTGGGCGACGGCTGGACCGCCATCACCAAGGACCGCAAGCTCTCGGCCCAGTGGGAACACACCCTGGTGGTCACCGCCACTGGCTACGAGATCTTCACCCTGCGCAAGGACGACACCATCTCGCGCACCTCGGCTTGA